The nucleotide sequence GTTGACTGCTATCTGGGATTGGTTGGCAGCACCATGAATGTCGAGGAGGCTTACCAGGCAGCGCGCGTCTGTGCGCTCAATCTGCTGGCGCGGGCGGCGGCCGCCCTCGATGGCGATCTCGATCGCATTTCCGCCTGTCTGCAACTGCGGGGCTTTGTGAACGCCGTGCCTGATTTCAAGGATCATCCGGCAGTGATCGATGGTGCTTCCGATCTTCTGATCGCGGTGCTTGGGGAGAAGGGGCATCATGCCCGCACAGCCCTTGGCGCAGGTTCCCTGCCGCGCGGTTTTGCCGTCGAGGTGGACGCCATCTTTGAAGTCCAGCCTTGAGCGCCAACTTCCTTTTGCAAATATAGACGAAGCGAGAATGAGATGTCTGACAAAGCCATCACGATGAATGGGGTCAACAAATGGTATGGCCAGCTCCATGTTCTCAAGGATATCAATTTGGAGGTCGACCGCGGTGAGCATATCGTGCTGTGCGGTCCATCCGGATCGGGCAAGTCGACACTGATCCGCTGCATCAATTATCTGGAAGAAATCCAGGACGGTATCATCGATGTAAATGGCACCCGTCTGGGACATACTGGCGCCAATGTCGATCATATTCGCCGCGATGTCGGCATGGTATTCCAGCAGTTCAACTTGTTTCCGCACATGACAGTGCTGGAAAATTGCATGCTGGCGCCGCGCCGCGTGCACAAGAACTCGCTTCCCGAAGCCCGGGAAAAGGCGATGCATTTCCTGAAGCGCGTTCATATCGCCGAGCAGGCCGAAAAATACCCGGCGCAACTCTCCGGCGGTCAGCAGCAACGCGTCGCCATTGCGCGGGCACTCTGCATGGGTCCGAAGATCATGCTGTTCGATGAGCCGACTTCCGCGCTCGATCCTGAAATGGTCAAGGAAGTGCTGGACACAATGATCAGTCTCGCTGACGACGGTATCACCATGATCTGTGTGACCCATGAGATGGGCTTTGCCCGCGCGGTCGCTCATCGCGTCATCTTCATGGATCGCGGCGAGATCATCGAAAGCGCGCCGCCAGCCGAATTCTTCGGCAATCCGAGACACGAGCGCGCCAAGGCGTTTCTAGGCCAGATTCTGAACCACTAAAAAACAAAGGGGAACCGGCCGCGAGCGGGAGAATAATTTGATGCAATACACATTCGACATGGGACCGGTCCTGGCAGCCTGGCCCGCGCTCCTCAACGGTGCGATCCAGACGCTGAAGATTTCATCCATTTCCATGGTCCTCGGCCTCGCGCTGGGCATCGTCTTCATGCTGATGCGGATGAGTTCGGTGCGGGTGATTTCGCTCACGGCCTTCGGCTATATCGAACTGATCCGCAACACACCGTTTCTGGTGCAATTATTCTTCATCTTCTTCGGCATGCCTTCGCTGGGCGTGACCCTTTCCGCTGAACAGGCGGCCATTCTCGCCATGACGCTCAATTGCGCGGCATATGCGGCAGAAATCGTGCGCGGCGGCGTGGAATCGATCAAGGCGGGCCAAATCGAAGCTGGCAAGGCGCTCGGGCTTCATACCTTCGACATCTACCGGTTCATCATCTTCCGCCCGGCCATACGCGCTGTATATCCCGCGCTTTGCAGCCAGTTCATCCTCATGATGCTCAATTCAAGCCTTGTCGCGTCGATCTCCGCGGAAGAACTGACCTATGTCGGACAGATGATAGATTCGGAAACCTTCCGCAGCTTTGAAATCTATTTCGTGCTCGGCGTCATCTACCTGGCCTTGTCGCAATTCTTCTCGATCGTTCTGCAAATCATCGGCAGGACCTATTTTTCCTACCCGTCGAAGTGAGGTCCCAAGATGATCCGCAGTTTTGGTTTCTCCGAATTTCTCTTCATTCTCGACGGCGCTAAATGGACCGTCATTCTCTCCCTCCTTGCCTTCACTTTCGGGGGGATGGGCGGGCTGGTCGTAGCACTGGGACGCACATCCGCGAAAAGATGGCTGCGCTATCTGATGGCGACCTATATCCAGATTTTCCAGGGTACACCGCTGCTGATCCAGCTGTTCTTCGTTTATTTCGGCCTGCCCATCCTGGGTATCCGCGTCGACATCTGGGTGGCGCTGATCATTGGCCTGTCGCTGCATGCCAGTGCTTTTCTGGGAGAGATCTGGCGCGGCAGCATCCAGGCTGTTTCCACCGGACAGGACGAGGCTGCCCGTGCGCTCGGTATCGGTTATTTCCATCGCATGAAGGATGTCGTGCTGCCGCAAGCCTTTCGCATTGGCCTTCCGGCGACGATCGGCTTTCTGGTCAATCTGATCAAGGGAACGGCGCTGGCAGCACTGCTCGGACTGACTGAACTCACCCGTTCAGGACAGTTGATGGCCAACATCACTTTTGAGCCGATGAAGGTCTACGGCACCGTGGGGCTCATCTATTTCATCATCTGTGTGCCACTCACTTACTACAGCGCCCGGATCGAAAAGCGGCTGAACGCCACACGCTAGTCAACGATAAAACAAACCAGAGGTAAGAACATGATCAACGCAGTTTTCAAGAGTTCCGCGATCGCACTCAGCCTTGCAACCAGCCTCGTCGCATCGGCCTTGTCCATTGGTGCGGCTGAAGCGGCAAGCCCGGAGGAAATCAAGGCCAAGGGCGTGGCCGTCATCGGCGTGCAGATGGATCAGTTTCCATGGGGCTTCATCGATGAGAACGGCAAGAATGGTGGCTTTGACATCGATGTGGCCAATCTTATTGCCGAGGAACTGGGAGTGGAGGTCAAGTTCGAGCGCGTGACAGGACAGAACCGCATTCCGCTGCTGACCAACGGCATGGTCGATTTTCTGGTGCCCTCGATGACGATCACGCCCGAGCGCGCAAAGGTTATCCAGTTCGTGCTTCCCTATTCGGCCAATGACATCACGGTCTGGGGGAAGAAGGACGCCGAAATCAACAGCAACGAGGATCTCGCCAAATACACGATCGGCGTCAATCGCGGCAGCGCTTTCGAGCCGATCCTCAAGAAGGCAGCCCCTGCGGGAACAAAAATCAAGGGCTTTGACGACGACGCCGCCACCGTGCAGGCGCTTCTGTCGGGCCAGGTTGATGCGATCCTCGGAAGTCTCACCTACGGCCTTGTGATCGAGAGCACAGGTAATGGTGACAAATATGTTCGCAAATACAAGGCAGCGGACAATATCCAGGCCATGGCAGTGCGCAAGGGCGATCAGGCCATGCTCGATTTTCTCAATGATTTCGTGACGCGCCACAATGCAGATGGTTCGCTGGATACGCTTTATAAGAAGTGGATCGGCGTCGACCGTCCGAAGCTGCCAACCACGCTTGAAGGGGTGGATTTCATCGGCAAGCAATAACGCCAGCACATAAGGTTCCCCGGTGCGGGTGAAACGCACCGGAACATCCAAAGTCTCCAGTATCCAATGACATGAACCCGCAAGGCCTTTTGCGGGAACCGGTAAACACGTGCCTGAACCAAGCCGTGACAGCACGCAACGTACTCGTCCCTTTCCGGGATATCTTTCTGGGAGTTAAGCAGAAAATGACGATAGATGGCAAACTGATCAGGGTGGGTGTCGATATCGGCGGAACCTTCACCGACGTGGCAATGGAAGTGGGTTCCACCCTCCATTCAACCAAGGTGCTGACGGATTATGCATTTCCCGAAAATGCCATCATCAAAGGCATTCGGGAAGTGGCTGAAAATGCTGGAGTGAAGCTTGATCAGATCGACACTGTCATTCACGGAACGACGCTTGCCACCAATGCACTGATTGAGCGACGCGGTGCGAAAACCGCACTCGTGACAACCAGGGGCTTTCGCGATGTGATTGAAATGCGCACGGAAAGCCGTTTCGAGCAATATGATCTCGATATCGTGCTGCCCGCGCCGCTTGTTGCGCGTAACGACCGGCTGGTTGTTAACGAACGCATCGGCGCCCGTGGCGAGGTTTTGAAGCCGCTCGATGAAAAGGAAGTCGATGCGCTTTGCGACCGCATCATCGCGGAAGGCTACGAAAGTGTGGCCGTCGGTTTCATCCATTCCTATCTCAATGGTGAGCATGAGCGCCGTTTCCGCGAGCGTCTTCTCGCCAGAAAGCCCGGTCTTTCCGTATCGATTTCCTCCGAAGTCTCGCCGCAGATGCGCGAATTCCAGCGTTTCAACACTGTCTGCGCCAATGCCTACGTCAAGCCGCTGATGGCATCTTACCTCAACCGGCTTGTCGGACGTCTTCGCGAAGAGGGCCTTGTTGCGCCTGTCTTCATGATTCATTCGGGCGGCGGTATCATCAGCATTGAAAGCGCCATCGAATTTCCTGTTCGCCTGCTCGAATCCGGCCCCGCCGGTGGCGCGATCTTCGCGGCCCACATTGCCGCCAATCACAAGCTCGATCAGGTCGTCTCCTATGATATGGGCGGCACGACCGCAAAAATCTGCCTCATCGAGCAGCAGATGCCCAAAACCTCCAAAACCTTTGAAGTGGCGCGTACCTATCGCTTCAAGAAGGGAAGCGGCATGCCGATCTCCATTCCAGTGATCGAAATGGTGGAGATCGGTGCGGGCGGCGGCTCGATTGCAACCGTCGATTCCATGCGCCAGATCCGCGTCGGACCGCACAGCGCGGGATCGGAACCCGGCCCTGCCTGCTATGATCGCGGCGGCACCCATCCAACCGTTACCGACGCCGATGTCATTCTGGGCCGCCTCGACCCCGATACATTTGCGGGCGGCACGATGCAACTCTCACGCTCTGCGTCGGAAAAAGCCATGGATGCCGATATCGGCTCCAAGCTTGGTTCCGACATTGCCACTTCCGCCTATGGTCTGAGCGAAGTGGTAGATGAAAACATGAGCAATGCCGCACGCATGCATGCGGTTGAAAACGGCAAGGAACTGTCGGAATTCACCATGATCGCCTTCGGCGGTGCCGCTCCAGTTCACGCAGCGCGCCTGTGTGAAAAACTCGGCGTGACCGATCTTCTCATTCCCCCCGGAGCCGGTGTTGGTTCGGCCATCGGTTTCCTGCGTGCGCCCTTCGGCTTTGAATCGGTACGCAGTGCATACAGCCGCCTGAGCCGCTTTGAAGGCAAAGCCATCAATGCGGTCATCAAGGAACTGGTGGAGGAAGCAACCTCCTTCGTTCGATCAGGCGCGCCTGACGCAGACCCGACGCTCGAATGCACCGCTTACATGCGCTATGCCGGACAAGGCTGGGAAGTGCCGGTTACGATTGAAGTCCGCGATTACAGCGATGCGGACGCGGTGCTGTTCCGCACGCTTTTTGACGAATGCTACGAGCGGTTCTTCGGCCGCGTGATCGATGATCTCGATGTCGAGATCGTCAGCTGGTCCTTGCGCGCAAGCGCAGACGCCGCTGCCCCGACCCCCGCAAAGCCGGTCCAGAAACAGGAGCAGGCCGCCATATCCGCCACGCGTCAGGTGTTCGACGTTCTCGAAGAACGCTTCCTGGAAGCTTCGATCGTCGAGCGCGAAGCCATGAAGCCGGGCGAGTGGATTGCCGGTCCCGCCATCATCACGGAACGCGAAACCTCGACCGTTGTGACCTCCAGCCGCGAAGCGATCATGCAGGCCGATGGATGCCTGCTGCTACGCGCCAAGGCTGCCTAGAGCGGTTCCTGTTCTGACAGAATCCCCGGAACCGCTCTAACTATTTGTTTTATCGCATTATCCAACGCAAAACCGTTTCACGCTTTTGCTGGAAATGCTCCAAGGAGCCGTCTCACATGACAAAGAAACCCATTTCCGATGTTCATATGCAGATCATGTGGAACCGCCTGATTTCCGTTGTCGAGGAACAGGCCGTCACTCTGATCCGTACCGCCTTCAGCACCAGCGTGCGTGAATCCGGCGACCTTTCTGCAGGTGTCTTCAACCGCGCAGGCCTCATGATCGCGCAGGCTGTGACCGGTACGCCCGGCCACGTCAATGCCATGGCGGAAGCGGTCGGCCACTTCATCAACGACATAGGTCGCGAAAACATCTACGAGGGCGATGTCTATATCACCAACGACCCATGGAAAGGCACGGGCCACCTGCATGACTTCACGGTCGTGTCGCCGAGCTTCCGCAAGGGTGAGTTGACTGGCTTCTTTGCCTGTACGGCCCATGTGGTCGATGTTGGCGGACGCGGCTTCGGCCCGGATGCGAACGAAGTTTATGAAGAAGGCATTTTCGTGCCGATCATGAAATTTGCCGAGCGCGGTGTGGTCAACAAGGACCTCGTCAATATACTGCGAAACAATGTGCGCGAAAGCCATCAGGTCGTCGGCGACGTCTATTCGCTCGCAGCCTGCAATGAAATCGGTCATCGCCGCCTGATGGACATGATGGATGAATTCCAGCTCGATGATCTGGAAGGCCTGGCCGATTTCATCTTCAAGCGCAGCTATGATGCGACGCTTGAACGCCTGGCCAGCCTGCCGCACGGCACCTACTCCAACGTGATGCGCGTGGACGGTTACGGCGATCCAATCGACATTGCCGTGCGGATAGACGTGCATGCCGATCATATCCTTGCGGATTTCGCCGGTACATCGGCACCGAGCCCCAAGGGCATCAACTGTCCGTTGATCTATTCTGCCGCCTATGCCTGCTATGGCCTGAAATGCTCGCTCGCCCCGGAAATTCCCAACAACCATGCCTCATTGCTGCCGTTCAAGGTGACTGCGCCGAAAGACTGCATCCTGAATGCGCAGCGTCCGGCTCCCGTTTCAGTGCGCCACGTGTTGGGCCATCTGGTGCCCGATGCAGTGCTCGGTGCCGTCCACAAGATGCTGCCGGGAAAAGTGCCCGCCGAAGGTTCCGGCGCGCTTTGGAACCTGCATGTCAGCGCACGCCCGCTCACCGGCAAGGATGCGCCGAGGGACGGAGGCCACCGTGCGGAAGTGCTGTTGTTCAACAGCGGGGGCACCGGCGCGCGGTCGCATCTGGACGGGTTGAACGCCACGGCCTTTCCAAGCGGCGTGCATTCGATGTCGATTGAAGCAACCGAGCATGTCGGGCCGGTCATTTTCTGGCGCAAGGAACTGCGCGATGGTTCGGGTGGTGCCGGTCAGTTCCGCGGTGGCCTTGGTCAGGTGGTGGAAATCGCTCCAACCGAAGGACACGAGATTTACTTCAACGCAATGTTCGACCGCATCAAGCACCCACCGCGCGGCCGCGAAGGGGGAGAGAACGGAGCCGCCGGGGCGGTCCTTCTCGACGATGGCACGGTGTTGAACGCCAAGGGACGCCAGCATGTACCTGCCGGTCGCACGCTCATCCTTCAACTGCCCGGAGGTGGCGGTTATGGCTCCCACGACAAGCGTGATGCGGAAGCCGTCAAACGCGACCGGGATTTTGATTATGTGGTGAATGGATAGTCCTGAACGTCATCGGAAGCCGCCCCATGAGGGCGGCTTCTTTCATCTGACCAATAAAAGAGTATTCCCATGCAGTATGAAAATCGCCGATCATCGGGCATCAAGGCGTCTCCCAGCATGGCCGTCTCCATGGCCGCCAGGAAACTGCGCGCCGAGGGCCGGGACATTGTGGATCTTTCTCTAGGGGAACCTGATTTTGAACCGCCCACCCACGTTCTGGATGCCGCCCATGCGGCGGTGAAAGCCGGCGGCGTGCGTTATGGTGCGGCCGCTGGCACGGAATCGCTTCGCAAGGCCATCATTGTCAAGTTCAGTCGCGACAACCAGCTTGAATTCAGCATCGATGAACTGACCGTGGCCAACGGTGCCAAGCAGATATTGTTCGACACGTTTCTGGCAACGCTGGAAGAAGGGGATGAAGTGATCATCCCCACGCCATGCTGGGTATCCTATGCTGATATTGTCGCGTTGCATGGCGGCAAGCCGGTCTTCGTGCCTTGCGGACCGGAAACTGGTTTCAAACTGACCGCGAGCCGGCTTGCAGCGGCAATCACGCCCAAATCCCGCTGGCTGATGCTCAATTCCCCATCCAATCCGACAGGCGCCATTTATAGCGAAGATGAATATGCGCAACTGGCCCATATTCTCGAAAAGCACGAGCGCATTCTCATTCTCTCCGATGAAATCTATGAGCATGTCCTGTTAAGCGAGGTGCCTTTCATCTCTTTCGGGACCGCATGTCCGCAGCTTCGCGAACGCACTCTCATTGTCAACGGTGTCTCCAAAACCTATGCCATGACGGGCTGGCGCGTCGGCTATGCCGCAGGACCCAAAGCACTTGTTGCCGCGATCAACAAGATGCAATCGCAAAGCGTGACCTCCGTATGCTCTATCGCGCAGGCGGCGGCACAGGCAGCCCTTGACGGTGATCAGGCCTTTGTTGCGCAGGCCGCAGAAATCTTCAGCCGCCGCGCCGATCTGGTGGCCGGCCATCTGGCGCAAATTACGGATATCGATTTCCTCAAGCCCGACGGCGCCTTTTATGCTTTCATCGGCGTCGAAAAGCTTTTCGGCCGCAAAACCGGTGCGGGCAATGTTCTTCAAACCGATACGGACGTAGCGAAATATCTGCTTGAGGAATTTGGCGTTTCCAGTGTGCCCGGTATTGCCTTTGGAGCCCCGGGCTTCATCCGCCTGTCGATTGCGGCTTCGGAAGAAGAACTGGTCAAAGCCTGCACGCGTCTCAGGGAAATGGTCGCTTCCCTGATGTGAGGCATCAAAAAAGCCGCAGCCAAGAGCTGCGGCTTCTGTCTTCAAGTCAAGGTTTCAGGCGGCCTGCTTGCGGGCATGATTGCCGATCAGAGCTTCAAGCATGCCTTCTTCTTCCCTGGTCAGATCGGAAAGAGGGGCACGAACCGGACCGGCAGCAAAGCCCTGCAGGCGAACGCCGGCTTTGACTGCGGCAACAGCATAGCCCTTACGACGGCTGCGGATCGCCATAAACGGGTAGAAGAACTCATTGAGGATGCGCTCGCAGCTTGCGCGTTCGCCTGCTCGCAATGCCTTGTAGAATTCCACCGCCAGGCCCGGAACAAAGTTGAAAACCGCCGAGGAATACGTGGTGAAGCCCGCGCCAAGATAAGCTTCGGCGAAGAGTTCCGCCGTTGGCATGCCGCCGAGATAGGTCAGCCGGTCGCCCATCTTTGCGGTAATCTGGCGAACCAGACCGATGTCGCCGACGCCATCCTTGAAACCGACGAGGTTAGGGCAGGCATCGCAAAGGCGGGCCAGCGTGTCAGCCTGAAGAACCGAATTGTCACGGTTATAGACCATGACGCCGATACCGATTGACTGACAGACGCGCTTGACATGCTCATAGAGCCCTTCCTGCGGGGCATCGATCAGATAATGGGGCAGAAGCAGGATTCCGTCGGCACCGGCTTTTTCTGCTGATTTCGCAATCTCGATGGCTACCTCGGTGCCATAGCCGCAACCAGAAACGATGGCCGTATTGCTGCCGCCCGCAGCCTCTTTGGCGGCTGAGACGATTGCCGGAATTTCGTCGGGTCGCAAGGAGAAAAACTCACCCGTACCTCCTGCTGCGAACAGCACGGGCGCGTCGAAACCCGAAAGCCATTCGACATGCGCCTTATAGCTTTCAGGCGCAAAATTCCCTTCCACATCAAAATGCGTGACCGG is from Brucella intermedia LMG 3301 and encodes:
- a CDS encoding RidA family protein, whose amino-acid sequence is MGLVSARLKELGLILPEVGAPSGAYVPYRLSGHTLYISGQVPRVDGVDCYLGLVGSTMNVEEAYQAARVCALNLLARAAAALDGDLDRISACLQLRGFVNAVPDFKDHPAVIDGASDLLIAVLGEKGHHARTALGAGSLPRGFAVEVDAIFEVQP
- a CDS encoding amino acid ABC transporter ATP-binding protein, producing MSDKAITMNGVNKWYGQLHVLKDINLEVDRGEHIVLCGPSGSGKSTLIRCINYLEEIQDGIIDVNGTRLGHTGANVDHIRRDVGMVFQQFNLFPHMTVLENCMLAPRRVHKNSLPEAREKAMHFLKRVHIAEQAEKYPAQLSGGQQQRVAIARALCMGPKIMLFDEPTSALDPEMVKEVLDTMISLADDGITMICVTHEMGFARAVAHRVIFMDRGEIIESAPPAEFFGNPRHERAKAFLGQILNH
- a CDS encoding amino acid ABC transporter permease is translated as MQYTFDMGPVLAAWPALLNGAIQTLKISSISMVLGLALGIVFMLMRMSSVRVISLTAFGYIELIRNTPFLVQLFFIFFGMPSLGVTLSAEQAAILAMTLNCAAYAAEIVRGGVESIKAGQIEAGKALGLHTFDIYRFIIFRPAIRAVYPALCSQFILMMLNSSLVASISAEELTYVGQMIDSETFRSFEIYFVLGVIYLALSQFFSIVLQIIGRTYFSYPSK
- a CDS encoding amino acid ABC transporter permease, with product MIRSFGFSEFLFILDGAKWTVILSLLAFTFGGMGGLVVALGRTSAKRWLRYLMATYIQIFQGTPLLIQLFFVYFGLPILGIRVDIWVALIIGLSLHASAFLGEIWRGSIQAVSTGQDEAARALGIGYFHRMKDVVLPQAFRIGLPATIGFLVNLIKGTALAALLGLTELTRSGQLMANITFEPMKVYGTVGLIYFIICVPLTYYSARIEKRLNATR
- a CDS encoding transporter substrate-binding domain-containing protein, giving the protein MINAVFKSSAIALSLATSLVASALSIGAAEAASPEEIKAKGVAVIGVQMDQFPWGFIDENGKNGGFDIDVANLIAEELGVEVKFERVTGQNRIPLLTNGMVDFLVPSMTITPERAKVIQFVLPYSANDITVWGKKDAEINSNEDLAKYTIGVNRGSAFEPILKKAAPAGTKIKGFDDDAATVQALLSGQVDAILGSLTYGLVIESTGNGDKYVRKYKAADNIQAMAVRKGDQAMLDFLNDFVTRHNADGSLDTLYKKWIGVDRPKLPTTLEGVDFIGKQ
- a CDS encoding hydantoinase/oxoprolinase family protein, whose amino-acid sequence is MTIDGKLIRVGVDIGGTFTDVAMEVGSTLHSTKVLTDYAFPENAIIKGIREVAENAGVKLDQIDTVIHGTTLATNALIERRGAKTALVTTRGFRDVIEMRTESRFEQYDLDIVLPAPLVARNDRLVVNERIGARGEVLKPLDEKEVDALCDRIIAEGYESVAVGFIHSYLNGEHERRFRERLLARKPGLSVSISSEVSPQMREFQRFNTVCANAYVKPLMASYLNRLVGRLREEGLVAPVFMIHSGGGIISIESAIEFPVRLLESGPAGGAIFAAHIAANHKLDQVVSYDMGGTTAKICLIEQQMPKTSKTFEVARTYRFKKGSGMPISIPVIEMVEIGAGGGSIATVDSMRQIRVGPHSAGSEPGPACYDRGGTHPTVTDADVILGRLDPDTFAGGTMQLSRSASEKAMDADIGSKLGSDIATSAYGLSEVVDENMSNAARMHAVENGKELSEFTMIAFGGAAPVHAARLCEKLGVTDLLIPPGAGVGSAIGFLRAPFGFESVRSAYSRLSRFEGKAINAVIKELVEEATSFVRSGAPDADPTLECTAYMRYAGQGWEVPVTIEVRDYSDADAVLFRTLFDECYERFFGRVIDDLDVEIVSWSLRASADAAAPTPAKPVQKQEQAAISATRQVFDVLEERFLEASIVEREAMKPGEWIAGPAIITERETSTVVTSSREAIMQADGCLLLRAKAA
- a CDS encoding hydantoinase B/oxoprolinase family protein, with protein sequence MTKKPISDVHMQIMWNRLISVVEEQAVTLIRTAFSTSVRESGDLSAGVFNRAGLMIAQAVTGTPGHVNAMAEAVGHFINDIGRENIYEGDVYITNDPWKGTGHLHDFTVVSPSFRKGELTGFFACTAHVVDVGGRGFGPDANEVYEEGIFVPIMKFAERGVVNKDLVNILRNNVRESHQVVGDVYSLAACNEIGHRRLMDMMDEFQLDDLEGLADFIFKRSYDATLERLASLPHGTYSNVMRVDGYGDPIDIAVRIDVHADHILADFAGTSAPSPKGINCPLIYSAAYACYGLKCSLAPEIPNNHASLLPFKVTAPKDCILNAQRPAPVSVRHVLGHLVPDAVLGAVHKMLPGKVPAEGSGALWNLHVSARPLTGKDAPRDGGHRAEVLLFNSGGTGARSHLDGLNATAFPSGVHSMSIEATEHVGPVIFWRKELRDGSGGAGQFRGGLGQVVEIAPTEGHEIYFNAMFDRIKHPPRGREGGENGAAGAVLLDDGTVLNAKGRQHVPAGRTLILQLPGGGGYGSHDKRDAEAVKRDRDFDYVVNG
- a CDS encoding pyridoxal phosphate-dependent aminotransferase; amino-acid sequence: MQYENRRSSGIKASPSMAVSMAARKLRAEGRDIVDLSLGEPDFEPPTHVLDAAHAAVKAGGVRYGAAAGTESLRKAIIVKFSRDNQLEFSIDELTVANGAKQILFDTFLATLEEGDEVIIPTPCWVSYADIVALHGGKPVFVPCGPETGFKLTASRLAAAITPKSRWLMLNSPSNPTGAIYSEDEYAQLAHILEKHERILILSDEIYEHVLLSEVPFISFGTACPQLRERTLIVNGVSKTYAMTGWRVGYAAGPKALVAAINKMQSQSVTSVCSIAQAAAQAALDGDQAFVAQAAEIFSRRADLVAGHLAQITDIDFLKPDGAFYAFIGVEKLFGRKTGAGNVLQTDTDVAKYLLEEFGVSSVPGIAFGAPGFIRLSIAASEEELVKACTRLREMVASLM
- the kdgD gene encoding 5-dehydro-4-deoxyglucarate dehydratase translates to MEPQLIKQKLGAGLLSFPVTHFDVEGNFAPESYKAHVEWLSGFDAPVLFAAGGTGEFFSLRPDEIPAIVSAAKEAAGGSNTAIVSGCGYGTEVAIEIAKSAEKAGADGILLLPHYLIDAPQEGLYEHVKRVCQSIGIGVMVYNRDNSVLQADTLARLCDACPNLVGFKDGVGDIGLVRQITAKMGDRLTYLGGMPTAELFAEAYLGAGFTTYSSAVFNFVPGLAVEFYKALRAGERASCERILNEFFYPFMAIRSRRKGYAVAAVKAGVRLQGFAAGPVRAPLSDLTREEEGMLEALIGNHARKQAA